In a genomic window of Pseudomonadota bacterium:
- a CDS encoding methyltransferase domain-containing protein: MNRAVAKIVVCPRCLPDEYSLTAVIDEEEKDDILSGELCCRHCGHAYAIREGIAFLNPRPRTPAAHLPRYETDLLLASYIWSHYADLMADPEASTAYREWSALLNNDGGWGLDIGAAVGRFTFEMSRQCDFVIGIDTSVSFIRAARWLLRQRTLSVALPEEGNLQRQVTLQLPTDWSAAAIEFIVADAQALPFKAGIFSQLSSLNLVDKLPQPLAHLTEINRVARRERAQLLFSDPFSWSLEVANEKDWLGGTEAGTYTGFGQDNIKKLLSNPAGPLQPAWKVAEEGSVWWKIRSHRNHYELIRSCFLQAER; this comes from the coding sequence TGCAAAAATAGTAGTCTGCCCCCGTTGTCTGCCGGATGAATATTCTCTCACGGCAGTCATAGACGAAGAGGAAAAGGATGATATCCTTTCCGGTGAGCTGTGCTGTAGACATTGCGGCCATGCATATGCGATCAGGGAAGGAATCGCCTTTCTCAATCCTCGGCCCCGAACACCCGCCGCACATCTCCCCCGCTACGAAACCGACCTTCTTCTGGCATCGTACATTTGGAGCCACTATGCCGATTTGATGGCCGATCCGGAGGCCTCCACGGCATATCGGGAATGGAGTGCGCTGCTGAACAATGATGGCGGCTGGGGACTTGACATAGGGGCGGCGGTTGGCCGGTTCACCTTTGAGATGAGTCGGCAATGTGATTTTGTCATCGGCATCGACACCTCGGTTTCTTTTATCCGTGCCGCCCGCTGGCTGCTGCGGCAGAGAACGTTGTCGGTAGCCCTGCCCGAGGAGGGAAACCTCCAGCGCCAGGTTACCCTGCAGCTGCCGACAGACTGGTCAGCAGCTGCAATTGAGTTTATCGTTGCTGATGCCCAGGCACTGCCTTTCAAAGCAGGAATATTCAGCCAGCTTTCATCATTGAACCTGGTTGACAAACTGCCGCAGCCGCTGGCTCATCTGACCGAGATAAACCGGGTGGCCCGCCGGGAGCGGGCACAGCTGCTTTTTTCCGATCCCTTCTCATGGTCGCTGGAAGTTGCCAATGAAAAGGACTGGCTTGGAGGTACTGAAGCAGGCACCTACACCGGCTTCGGCCAGGACAACATCAAAAAACTACTCAGTAATCCCGCAGGCCCCCTGCAGCCTGCCTGGAAAGTAGCTGAAGAAGGCTCGGTATGGTGGAAAATTCGTTCCCACAGGAACCACTACGAATTGATCCGCAGCTGTTTCCTGCAGGCCGAACGGTGA